In Paenibacillus sp. 1781tsa1, one DNA window encodes the following:
- a CDS encoding RNA methyltransferase, translating to MDIVSPQNTRVKEWAQLLEKKHRTRQHKYIIEGIHLVQEALRAGADLECIVYDGEQGVPSELAGLENPLQRVEWVSVSPAVIAKCTDTMTPQPVFAIVRKGSEPLESLIGGARGLVVVLDGVQDPGNVGTIIRSADAAGAAGVVLGAGCADVYNPKTIRSTMGSLFHLPIVEGQLESLLPEAKAAGVKLVSTSLQAEHSCYSYDFTQSVWLVIGNEGKGISDATARLVDDAITIPMQGQAESLNAAMAATILLFEAMRQRMV from the coding sequence ATGGATATTGTATCACCGCAAAATACACGTGTAAAAGAATGGGCACAGCTGCTGGAGAAAAAGCATCGTACCCGTCAACATAAATATATCATTGAGGGTATTCATCTGGTACAGGAAGCATTGCGCGCCGGAGCAGATCTGGAGTGTATTGTGTACGACGGAGAGCAAGGCGTACCTAGCGAACTGGCCGGGCTTGAGAACCCGCTACAGCGTGTGGAGTGGGTCAGTGTATCTCCTGCGGTTATCGCCAAATGTACGGATACGATGACACCGCAGCCTGTATTTGCAATTGTGCGTAAAGGCAGTGAGCCACTAGAAAGCCTCATTGGCGGAGCGCGCGGGCTTGTCGTGGTGTTGGATGGAGTGCAGGACCCAGGAAATGTGGGGACGATCATCCGTAGTGCAGATGCAGCTGGAGCGGCGGGGGTCGTACTTGGTGCGGGCTGTGCTGATGTGTATAACCCGAAGACGATTCGTTCGACGATGGGGTCATTGTTTCATTTGCCCATCGTGGAGGGCCAGTTGGAATCTTTGCTTCCCGAAGCGAAGGCTGCGGGTGTGAAGCTGGTAAGTACTTCTTTGCAGGCAGAGCATTCATGCTACAGTTATGACTTTACGCAGTCGGTATGGCTTGTGATTGGCAACGAAGGCAAAGGTATCTCGGATGCTACGGCACGTTTGGTGGATGATGCGATTACGATCCCGATGCAGGGACAGGCTGAGTCGCTTAATGCGGCTATGGCGGCAACGATTCTGTTGTTTGAGGCGATGAGACAGCGGATGGTGTAG